The Sinorhizobium fredii genome contains the following window.
AATATATTCTCCAGAATGCTAGACCGAGCACTTGAAGAGCCGGGTGAATTCGAGGCATTCGCCCGTGATCTCTTTGCGGCGATGAAGTCAGGTGGGCGCGTTGGTTTCGAGCGTATTGCATGGTTTAACGGCGGTTTGTTCGATGATGACTTTGTAATAGCATTAACAAGGAGCGAAATAGGGATCGTTCGAGATGCTGCCGCACAGTATTGGGGCGACATTGATCCGTCCATACTTGGTACTCTGTTTGAGCGCGGCCTTGATCCTGAAAAGCGGAGCCAGCTAGGTGCCCACTATACCGACCGTGACAAGATCATGATGATCATTGATCCGGTGATTGTTGAGCCGTTGACGGCAGAGTGGGAAAGGACCAAGGCAGAGATTACCAGCCTGATGGAAAAGGCCTCCATTGGAACAGGAGGCACACGAACGAAAGCCAGAAACCGAGCCCAGACACTGCTAGACCAATTCCTGAACCGGTTGGGTGATTTTCGCGTTCTTGATCCTGCGTGCGGCTCCGGAAACTTTCTTTATCTTGCACTTCGATCATTGAAGGACATTGAGCATAGGGCCCAAGTTGAGGCTGAAGCCTTAGGCCTTCCGCGTGGGTTCCCACGTATCGGGCCCGAAGTCGTTCAGGGCATTGAGATCAATCCCTATGCAGCTGAACTCGCACGCGTATCCGTCTGGATAGGGGAAATCCAATGGATGTTAAAGAATGGATTTTCGGCAAGCCAAAACCCGATTTTGAAGCCGCTCAATACAATTGAGAACAGGGATGCCTTGCTGAATGAAGATGGCACCGAGGCAATTTGGCCGAAGGTGGACGCTATTATCGGGAATCCACCGTTCCTGGGCGGTCGAAAGCTATTGCCCGAACTTGGTGCTGAGTACATATCAAAGATCAGATCGGTGTATGGGAATGCTGTGCCGAACGGCGCGGACTTCGTTTGCTTTTGGTTTCACAAAGCGCAGCAGGTGCTAAGTTTTGGGCCCACACGAGTAGGATTAGTGGCAACGAATTCGATTTCGGGCGGGAAGAACCAGCGTGTTCTCCGATCCATTACTGAAACTTCGAGTATTTTTCGGGCTTGGGACGACGAACCGTGGGCGGTTGAGGGAGCTGCCGTTCGGGTTGCGATAGTGTGCTTCGCCAATTCGTCATCCGAGTCAGTGTTGCTAAATGGTGAGATAGTGGATGAAATTTATCCCGATCTTACGGGCAGGTCGGGACGGGTTGGCGTTAATCTTTCTTCAGTTCTTAAGCTGCCAGACAATCTGGGCATAGCTTTCCAAGGTGTCGTTCCAAGAGGGAGCATCAACAGACGTGATGCTGAACGCTTGGGGTTACCGGAAGCAAGCTTCGTTCTTCCCGGGGGCGTAGCTAGAGACCTGCTCCGAATTGCTGGAAATCCAAACGGTAGGCCAAATTCTGATGTTGTGGTTCCCTATATCGTTGGGGACGAAGTGGTAAATCGCCCTTTGGACAGATACATCATTGATTTTTATGGCAAATCTGAGTTCGAAGCCTCGCTTTATGGTGAGGCGTTCAAATGCATCGAACCAGTCCGACTGCACCGTAGACACATGAATCAGAGGGAAGCTCTAGAGACCTGGTGGCAGCATTGGAATGGTCGTCCCAAGATGCGGCAAGCACTCGCCAACAAGACAAAGTATATCGCCACTCCACGTGTATCCAAGCATAGGATATTCAGGTGGGTATCTTCCGGTATACTTCCTGATAATATGGTGATCGCAATTGCGTCGGAGGAAGATGCAGTTTGGGGAATTCTTAGTAGCCGTTTTCACGAATTGTGGACGCTTCGTCTTTGCACCTTCTTAGGGGTCGGAAATGACCCTCGGTACACGCCGAGTACGGTTTTCGAAACATTTCCATTCCCTGAGGGGTTGAATGCGAAACGTCAGTCATCGACGCACGAGGGAAGCGACCCATTTGAGAAGATTGCAGAAATTGCGAGACGCTTAAATCAACTGCGAGAAACTTGGTTGAATCCCGCAGAGCTTGTCTCGTCTCCTGTCATAGCCGAGCTTGGCTTGAATCCTCAGCTCCACGCGGTTGACGCTTCCGCTGAGAAAGAGTTGCGTGGCCGCACATTGACGAAACTCTACAACGACAGGCCCTCCTGGCTTCGGCAACTCCAC
Protein-coding sequences here:
- a CDS encoding class I SAM-dependent DNA methyltransferase, which gives rise to MEAKDFIRKWRDSALKERAAAQAHFLDLCRLLGEPTPADVDPSGVDYGFEVGATKTTGGRGFADVFKRGFFAWEYKGAKANLDAAFAQLQRYAVALDNPPLLVVSDIGSLIRIHTNWTNTVSKVYEIPISDLGDAKKRAWLKAVFSDPEALRPKKTRQQLTEEVAAEFAKLAGSLRERGHAPQLVAHFINRLVFCMFAEDVKLLPDNIFSRMLDRALEEPGEFEAFARDLFAAMKSGGRVGFERIAWFNGGLFDDDFVIALTRSEIGIVRDAAAQYWGDIDPSILGTLFERGLDPEKRSQLGAHYTDRDKIMMIIDPVIVEPLTAEWERTKAEITSLMEKASIGTGGTRTKARNRAQTLLDQFLNRLGDFRVLDPACGSGNFLYLALRSLKDIEHRAQVEAEALGLPRGFPRIGPEVVQGIEINPYAAELARVSVWIGEIQWMLKNGFSASQNPILKPLNTIENRDALLNEDGTEAIWPKVDAIIGNPPFLGGRKLLPELGAEYISKIRSVYGNAVPNGADFVCFWFHKAQQVLSFGPTRVGLVATNSISGGKNQRVLRSITETSSIFRAWDDEPWAVEGAAVRVAIVCFANSSSESVLLNGEIVDEIYPDLTGRSGRVGVNLSSVLKLPDNLGIAFQGVVPRGSINRRDAERLGLPEASFVLPGGVARDLLRIAGNPNGRPNSDVVVPYIVGDEVVNRPLDRYIIDFYGKSEFEASLYGEAFKCIEPVRLHRRHMNQREALETWWQHWNGRPKMRQALANKTKYIATPRVSKHRIFRWVSSGILPDNMVIAIASEEDAVWGILSSRFHELWTLRLCTFLGVGNDPRYTPSTVFETFPFPEGLNAKRQSSTHEGSDPFEKIAEIARRLNQLRETWLNPAELVSSPVIAELGLNPQLHAVDASAEKELRGRTLTKLYNDRPSWLRQLHSELDAAVAEAYGWSDAISDDDALDKLFKLNQHRGSDAGEIIHSLAG